The DNA window aaatatataaagtcAAATTACGGCCGCTGTCGCTGGCACATTTCAGGGAAAAGTAAAAGAAAGCTAAGGATGGCGAATGGGAAGCGCAACTATTTCCTTTCGGCATAATAAGCGATTTTCCGCTCGTTTTCTATTAAAGCCACATAAGATGGTAGACCTCGGGGCGATTTCTGCGGCTTAACTGCGACACGCCCACACAAAAAGCAGCTCAcacatagacacacacacacacacacagacacacacacacacgcagataTACGAGTGTGCTAGTGGCACTCGCACATTTCCGAACGGCCATTGAAAGTGGTAGTATGGTACCATGCCAAACCATTCCATATATAGTAGATGTATGTACCTGAAACCAAATGTATAAAAGAAAGCGCCACGTTCTGCGCTTTGTGGAAAAACATTCGGCCTTGTACCAGTTGCACTTACTCGTACCTCCGCCTCATTTATTGTATTTCCAGCATATTTTCAGCTATGCGATAGGAGCTGGGAAATGGGATTTCGAATGAGACTAGTGCCGTGCACTTGGCCACCGTAAAGTTTTCCCCAAACGAGGCCCCCAAACGTGCCGCGAAGTTTCTGGCAAGCCAAATGCAACGGATTGCAGCGGAGTGGAGCGCATTAatgctactgctactgcaaCTGCGAACCCAAGCGAAACGAATTGCAGCGAACGAGCGAAGTGAGATTCGCAATCAAGTTGTCACGACGTCAGCGAAAGCAGAGATTAAATGCCATGCATACTTGCAGCTCAGCCATTTTGGCCGTGCCATGTCGTGGCCCATTGATTTATCGCAAATTGATGGTGTCACTCAATTGGCCCCCGCGTTTTTCATTTGAAGCCGCGATCAATGCAAATCCGTTTGTCTATGCACATCACGTGGCATCGTTTACCATCCGCCATTCACTATTCACCATTCACCTGAAGGAGACGGAGTGGCTCAGTCCTGAGAAATGCTGGGGGCTGTGTAATGAAGTGCCAGCTCCATGGGGCACTTCGATCCGAAGGGGAGGGGAAGTGAAATGGGAGTAATAGCAGTGATGAAAGTACTTCGTTAGGACAAAATGCATTCACTGCACTTCAAGAAGAGCGGGGTAGAACCTGAGATTCTTATTGAAATGAAGAGGATGAAGTTGAAAGGAGATGCAACTTAATAAATCTAAAAACAAACCAATGCATTGTCTCTTTGAAAAGTTGTCGCTATTGTCTCAGACAAAAGaactaaacaaaacaagcTTTAATGGTATGATATCTATGTATACAACCTACTTATGTTAAAGAATAGTACTAGATTAATTCCCCAAACTTCCAACCTTTTTTCCATGTGCAGCTATTCATTGATTTCTCGGCACACAAATTTGTGGCAGCTCCTTGGCATATTTCAAACGCTGCAAATGAGTGCGGCACACGCTGCTCCCGACAGAAAAGAGGGGTAGGTGaggggaaatgggaatggaaagtGGGGAATGTGTGGGCGGCACAATCAGAGGCGCCATCACGGGTGCAGGACACATTTTGCAGCTGCACAGCCGCCTCCTAATAATATATGCAAAGCACTAACGACAGCagtaataaaaatgcatgagGCTGTGGGCAGGCAAAAAAATTGCAACTGCGATAAAatgcgtgagtgtgtgtgtgcgagtgtgtgtgtgtgtgtttccaTGAATATGGAAATTTTTTGGCATGACTGCTTGCTGCTCGGCTGACACACAGGGGCATTACAAAATGCTCAGGCGCTCGAGTTAATTGCCGggcacatggcgtatgcgtgatttCTTCGAATTTGCCTCAAAGTATGCAATTTCCATTGACCACAGAAATGAAATGCCACCCCGGCAACAACTACTGCTGGCTATCAAAGCAATAAAAccaacaacgaaaaaaaatgcCAGACGGCAGGGAGGAGAAAAAAGTTCAAATGCACAAAGTTCGCAGTTCAGACCACAGAAATGTCAGtcggaaaaaaatatattgggagggaaaagtttaaaattcaaacagCAAACTAAAGCTCACATGGCACACACAGAGGGAAAACACAGTGATAATTAAACTTTGGACAACGAAGAGCAGACAGTATCACTtctgcctttgcctttgcatttgcctcagccattgccatttgccattatTCAACTATTTTACTGACACTCGTAACACTTGTCGTGGGCGGCCAGCCGTGGCCAACATCTACATgctggcctggccaaaaagaaaatacagaGAAATAAACCCCCcttccccaaaaaaaaaaaaaaaaaagtacacaaaaataGACCAAGATGAGCACATACTATAGAGACAACGACAAAGGCGGCCCAGATGGAGGCGGAGTGAGTAGTAAACTTGTAACAACATCCTTATGCGATAACAAGCAGCGGCGGCCAACAATGGCAGGCGAAacttatttgcataaataaaaattgaaaaagcggaaaataaaaaagcgaaGAAAGTGCTGGGAAATGGCAGCTAGTGAAGGGAGAGGGTGAGTGTAAGGCAAAATAAAAGACAAGTGCCAAGCAAATAGTGCAAAACTTTTCCTTTTGATGGCGAAATGCAGCTCGCAAAGGCAAATACACTCATGtacttgcacttgcacttgcactgCAGAAAGAGACGGACAGCGTTGTAATCCGGAGCGGAAAGAGAGATGGATATAGATTATGCGGCTGGTAAACGTTATTATTCTATTTTCCTGACGGCCAAAGTTTCGCTTATTGAATATGCGCAggccaaatgaaattatgGAATTTATTTAGACATCCAATTGGCTCTTAGGTCCAACTTTTGCCGCAACTATTTCTGCAACCCTTTTTGCCAGATCACAAAATATATGTTGATGCTGAGGGGCTTGCAAAACTGTAAGCATAAATTACTCACATATTTAGGGAGGTGCTGAAATTAGCAAACTAACTTAAAAAGTATTTCAGATTACAAATTGGGTGTTAGATAGTATTTGGTACATGTGTCTACAGTGGAAAACCAGAGATATATTTAAACtactaaatttaaaataatttatagtCGAAATGAGCTATGCATAATCATTTTTAGCTTGACTTCATTTGTGATGAACAActttgaaaaacattttaagtcAATGTcaaaaaaccgaaacaaaatataaataaatatatacgcATTAATttctaaacaaaataaatacgaacGCTTGAACACAAATCATGATCTTAGTATCAGCTTTAACCatcatgtttatttatttgccagcaCGGAAAATATGCGTTGATTCAGATAAATAGAGGAGTAAAGCGGCGAGTGAGTGAAACCGCAGGCGTAACCAAAGCCCGCTCATTAAATATACAGCGGAGTAAAATGTCAACgtggaaattaattaactcTTCGCTAAAGCCAGGACTACCCACTGACTGACCTGCTCCCCACTTTCCACTTCCCAATCCCCACTCGCGGCTCCATCATTCCAGCGCGGTTGAGGTCACATCGCTGGCAGTTCCAGGCTCATATTTCAATCAAAACTGCGACAGCTGCAAGCCAGCGGCATAAGCTTGAACACAATTTTGGCAACGGTCCATCAACGGTTTTGGCCCGCTTGGTCTGGACCAGATTCGCCTTCGCCTGCTTGCCACATCGCCACCTCGTGGCCGCCACAGCCGCGGCTCATCAATATTTACAAGCGGCGAGCCCCGAATTTGTCACCCCAACGTTTTCCAGGGGGCCGGAAAGTTAATTGCCAAATGACACAATTAATGCCGGAACGGCGGCAGTTGGAAAAAGGCCACAAgaacacacccacacacccacacaagcTGGCCAAAATTGACAGTTGGGGGCCAAAATGGAGGCGGCTTAACCTCAAGATTAATGTACGGCAATTAAACGTTTAAGTGTTGATTAATGTGACTTTCTGTTTGGCAAAGGCCAGGATCAGCACGATGCCACAAGAAGCAGGTGGAGGATGCAGTGGCGATGGCTCTCGGCCAGTTGCCCAGCTGGCCAGCTGTCAATCTCAACGAAAGGAAAATAGAAGAAAACTCAAGGCGAACTGGCCTcgcgtttttccattttcttgaTTGTTTTCCTTGTCGCTTTGTTTGCAATGGTCGCTTTTCGGGTGGCCATAAATTCCTTGAGTAGGCACTGCAacaactcaaactcaaacgGCAAAGACATTCGCATTTATCATCTTTACGGGTTAACTGCCAAAAATGCTTTGAGGCGCCCTGTGGAAAGTCGGTGGATAGAAAGTAGTAGAAGTAGAAAGTGGGTGGCAGTAGGAAAGAAACTGAGTGGAATTGCTCCATGGCTCACCAAATCCACAAAGTCAAACAATGTTGTATGCTTTACTAGTTTTATCATTGCTCCTCTGGCTCCTCTGGCTCATCAACCTCCATCCACCTCCACCTGCACCTCTCCCATCGTGGTTTTCCCTATATCACAGCCATATTTTTGCCCATCTTCCTTTATCCCATTTCACCCAGGGAAATTCGACTGCGTTTATCTTGTTGAGTAAGGTGAACAGAACACGAAGCATAAACTATGAATGTCAGATAAACAGCCGTCAGCGTCGCAGGACCAGCAAAAGCTGTAGGATCCGAAGGGTTCGCATTAGTGGTTGAGCGAATTTTAAAACCATTAGGTCCTTTCTGCTTTTCTACTTTCAACCGAATCCTGCCCTTTTCTTCTATAAAGAGCGAACTTTATTGGCTTGGCCAGCTTGGCATACTTTTTGACGCAATCGTAAATTCCACTGAAATCGCCAAGGGaagaataaaaatgttattcgaTTTGCAACGACAGCGAGCGAAAACAAACCATTTCCaagtaaaattaataatgGCAACCCAAACAGTTATCTATTTTACTTGCAATAAAATTCGCTTTAAAGTACTTTCTGGAAAATAAAGTATACCAAATGAGCCAAAATCAAGGCTTTAAAAACTGTGAAGTTTTCGTTAAGCTTGCTTGATAATTCACACTTTAATCACATTAAGATTTCCCACGTTCTAAGGACAAAAACGATGCTCCAAGTGCTTActgatatttaatttacaagtaATGCGAGTGAAACTTAGTTTGTGCTTAGTAGTAAACTCAGCACATGTATTCAGTTGTGGACCCGATTTATCTCTCcagcaataaaatattcaagaCACAAGCATATCAACTTACGATTTGCCTGTCCTTGCACTTTTTCTAccaatttcacagatttccATCAACTTGGCTCCTGCTGACAGGCGAATATTTCCCTTCCAAGTAGCAGCGATCCGAGGGGAATACAATGGCAAGTTCTCGTGGCTGGCAAAACAAATGACTAGAAGAGGCTAGAGCAGCATTTCTGCTgattttcaaatgaaattttaatgaatccaaacacacccacatgCAGATATGTGCCACATTCTAGATACCAGATACCCATGACGAGTGCCAGGAATcgaaactgaagctgaaacGGAAACTGaaagctgaaaactgaaactgttTTTCGTGCCATTCGTGCGTCAACGAAATGTGAAATCTCCAGAGCGCCAAGCGGCCAAAAAATCTGTCTGTCCAAGTGTCCATCAGCTTCAGCATAACGACCCCAAAGGCACTCCCACTTGGCCCCCACATAAAGTAGCAATGTATATCTACGAATTTTTAAGACCCAGCATTTGGGGCATTATGCAAAGTACTTAGCTATTTGAAAGAAAAACTCCGAACAATTTGCactatttttttaatagaatAAGGATTGCAACAATCCCATACTAATTATGATAATAAGTTGTTATTCCTAAATTAAGATCATTTAATAGCTGTTTCtacttatttttgttttttctacTCAACTGAATTTCTGAATTTATATAGGGTAACTCCTAGTCAAGCCACTTGACTGCATCAcgctttttaatttgcattggTGGCTGTGACCCCGCcacttaattatttatcagGGAACAGCGAAAACCTTCAGTGGAAAATGCAGAActgcaaaacattttccccTCGTGTTCATTCACTGAATTAGTTGAAGCATACATCCGTTAGATACGATTCTGATGATGAATGGGCGGTCGGTTAATTGATACCGAAATTCGCAAATGAATACCCATTGTTCATTGTTCGGTTCGtcctttttggcttttgaCTGTTGGCCGCTTGGCTGCTTGGCTGCTGAACAGGAACAGGTAGTGGGCAATTAAAACGGCTAAGGCTAAGGGATTTGCTCCTGATTCAGCGCCATTGTGTGTGAGGCGGTGCTGATgtctttaattaaattcgcCTTTAGCCGCAAATCCTTTTATGCCGCCGCCATTTTACTGGGGCTTCCTTTGGCATTTGACTTCGTCTTTGGCTGACGCCTTTCCAGTGTTTTTTCCGCTCTGAATCTGTGTGGATTCCAAGGATGCAACCGCAGTTGCCCCCGGGCAACCCCAGCTCCTGGCGAACAGCGGCGGCATCTtgtgatttattattaaacatGAATATGAATTCCTGGATGAAATGTGCGCTAGGCGGAAGGCTGCAGGGGATTGAGACGAGAGAACTGaggcaaaagaaagaaagaacgCTGCCAGGACCTGTTGGCATTTTTATGCCAGCGTTTTTatgattaattaaaatttatgccCGAGCAAATTATGCTTCCAAGCACAAAGATCCATAGCCTCATAGCCACATAGACCCATGGACCTATAGAGCCGCATGCGTATAAATATTCCTATTCAACGCGCGGGCATCAATTCCTTGTGGCCATCAAGTCGCGTGATTAAGATTAAGAGGATTGTCATAAAGAAGAACCCAATTTGGGCAACTTAATTGGTGGCTCTCGAGGGGCAAGTGGCgcgaaaaaagcaaaactatGCCGAATGTCCGGGAAAAAAGTAAGcgcatttcatatttattaaagcaataaaataaagtagGAACCAACACGGGCGTCGCCCAGATAACGTGTCAGGACCCAGAGACATATCACCGTGTCAGCCACACACCACAGCCttcacccacacacgcacacatcacacacgcacacgcactcatcacacacacacacatgcagtAGGACATActcccacgcacacactcacacaaattGAGGGAGCCATTGTTGCTTTGGCTGCGGTTAACGTGCAAATTTGTGTGCTCCCATCACGATTGGCCTACGGATTTGTCGTAGGTCCCTGGGCAAGGATTCGCCTCGAATAAGTTAGTGTGGGCAGGGccacaaatttaaaattaaccCTTTATAAAGGAGCACAGCTTTTGACCTTCAGTCGACGCGCTTGCACGACATGCTTAACCATAAATCCTAGGGAACGAAAGCCTCTTCTCGAGCTCGGCGAAATTAATCCGCTTTTGCAGGTGGCCCGTTTGTGCATTTTAAATCGGTGAATATAATTCCAGTCGCAATGcgattaattaattgaatgaGTCTCAACTCTCGagccaaatgaaataattCAAGCATATTGGGATAAGGGAGATTCGCAGCAAATTGTCATTGCAGTAGCAGTAACATTGGCAGCACGCCgtacaataataaataaatgggaaaCACGACGTGGCCGCGGGCATTTTTGGAAACAGGGCCgaaatgaaactgaaatgaGGGAATAAGGAGCGAAGGTCGGGTGGGCTGACTCAAGTGGCTGCTTGGCAGTCAAGACAATTcgaaaaatgcttttaaaagGAAATCAGTAGGGGAATTTCGCTTATGGGCAACTGATTGTGCCATCGAATCGGGCGGAACAAGTTGAACAAGTACCGGAGGGTTTGACGGAACAGGAAGGAAACgattttttgttgtctttgttttttactttttgtttttccgtttCTGGCTGGCGCCACACTtggaaaattgaattgttttagATTTTCCGTCCATTTTGGGTCCTCTCCCTGCCGCAGCGTATAAATCAAATTGGATTTTCTTGTGCACTTAGCTCCGAGTGACCGAATCGGAAGTAAACCCAAAACTCAATCAAAGGCTATCGATAAAAAGTTCATTAGTAGGCTGGCAGCGAATTGTTTAGCGGCATTTATTCCAGTAATCTATTGAAATCATTCGAGAATGGCGTATATTCGAAATTTTCTGAATTCCCCAAATGGCTGGAACCGACTCAATGAAAATATCAATGAAATAAACGCGCTGAATAGCTGCTTCTATTTCTTCAGCTTGAAAACGGGCTGCAAGTTGATAGCCGTATTCGAAGCCTTGGTAAGTGTGCTGCAAATGTACAGCATTTACATCACGGAGATGGAGATCAagaccacaaccacaaccacgGAGTCACCGGACTCGCTGTTGGTCACCAGGGAACCGGACGGAGATATGCTGGGACCCAACACCGTGATGCCGATGTTTGAGAGCAATGTCTACTTCCAAAGGGCACTCAGCTCGTTGACTATCTTCAGATCCTTGCTGCTTATCATAGGTGCTGAATGGGTAAGTACCTTTTgatataggtatatataatatatataatactatTCTTTTCCCAGAGCCACTTATACTGTCTCATCCTTTGGATTTGCATCACGTTCATCACCTTGCTAATCAGCACTTGTATTGATATCATACTAAATGGCAACCTGCCGACCCTGTTTATTTCTACTATTTCAATTTGTAAGTAAAGGTGTGGGGAACGTGTATATTTATactatttttaaactttttttcaacaaatttcaGTTCTCGAAATCTATTTCTGCGCAGTGGTTGCCTCGTTGGTTTTGAAGTTGCAGCAAAAACTTCGTCGTAATGTGCAGGAATCGGAAGTCCTTTTCACGCGCAACGAGGAAGTTTAATTAACGCGGGATAAATGAATTATACTTTAACATTTGCAAGCTCCtacttataattatttaatttttacttgGGTAGTCGCATGCCCAAATTGAAAAAGCatgtaattataaaaattcacaaaaaaatacacaatACACTAAAGTAGTTTGTCATTGTCATAGCTAAAACAAGACTATATTATGATGACTCAAAAGCGTTTTTAGCCCAGTTAAGTGGTAAAGCATATGGtaatgcaaacaaatatttcattggTAGTTAAGTTATAGCATGCCTGGCCACTACAACCAATTTTTGAGACTACATATGCACAGATTGCTACTTAAACATGCGTTTATTGTGGCTAagtaattgcatttgcatttgcattcaaaaTCATGGAATATACACGAGCGGCGCGAAAACTTGCACATTTGCAATTGGAATTGGGGGAAAATCCCATCCAGCATGGCAAATGTGCGCAGTGAAAATACGAGTATAACATATCGGGGTGTAGGACACTCAAAAATTGATTGCACTGGCAAATTGGACAGGAAACAAAAGGCTGTGAAACGCTCGTTATCGCGATAACGAGAATTTCATCGGTGAAAATTGAAACCAAATATTGAGAGTATCGagtttaaattcaaattcttaCTTTTGCGTACGGCGATTTTTTGGGCGGTTCTCGCGAGGAGGTGGCCGCTGCTGCCGTGGGCGTGCCGCGTTTGTTGGGCCGATTCTTTTTGAGAACGATAACGCGCATGATGTGGCAgttatatatacgagtatttgtatatatttatgtatatattatgtGAGAGAAGGGGGTGTACGTGTGCGTGTGGCTCTCGGCTACTGGTATTTTGGTACGAGTATTTATTTACGCAAAGTGTACGcagtgtttttttcttttgtttagcaaacaacaacaatttcgAGGTGTCGCCGGAGTCGCTAGTCTCTCTATTAATTTTCTCAAGTGATGGCCGTTCACAAACGGGTTTCCACTCCTCGCGACATCGGAGGCGGATTCAGATATAGCtttcggattcagattcaaattcggattcggattcggatgcgTATGCGAATTCAGAtgcggatacggatacagatacggatgcGAAGTGTGttttgtgggtggttggtAGTAGTAGTATTTGGTGGTTACAAGTACGTGTACGGGTGCTATTGCGACTGCACCCACATTCGGGTGGTGCGGTGCAGGCACAAAGGTCACGAAATTACAAAATGCAAAGCGAGCCGAGCCTCTAGCTCTAGATAGATTTTTACATAGTTGATGTTGCAATTACTGAGTAAGAATAGATTAAACTACATCTAGATTAGCAAAGAGTATTGGATATTTACAGTACATACGAGCTATCTAGATTGATtgagtttttgttgttgtgttttttattgGCATTAGTTTGCACACTAAGCTTCTGATTGGTGAAGTTCAGCACTTGGCCACGAATTTCGACTACTTGGCTAGAAGTTTATTGTAGAAGGCAGGCAAAAGATTTGAAGTAATTCTGGCAGTGCTACATTGATTCgattaaatattgtttatttatattcttttctatttgttttttgattcGAATTTGTTTGGGCGcacggtgcgtatgcgtgattgGTTAATAAAGCTAAGTTTATTTTACATGGACTGTCTGGTTGACTAGTTTGGTTGCATTACTATTTTGATCATCGTTTGGTTACTTACGCGCTGAactcaattcaattcaattcaatctTGTGTGTGTGGCTATCAAAATAGAGAACAACTCGCCTAGAAAAGCCTGCCCTGAACTGCGCTCTAAaattatgcatatatattaggtggatatatatatatatatatgaatggTGTCTGTTTTcgggatatatatatatatgtatatatatttcgattttatttgGATCTAAGGTTTGTGTTTAGTTTCGTTTGCTTTGGTTTGCTTAGCTAGCCCCTCCAGTTGCGCGATTGGCAGCCAATCGCACCTCAGTCGCGACGAagaacgacgacgacgacggcgcgtttacggatacggatacggcTGCGGAAGTACGGCTACGGCGCTACGGCACTACGGCACTACGGTACTACGGCTACGGCTAATTTGTCGAACGGATCACCCAAGAGCGGAGCTGGCGAGCCGCGTTACGTATACGTCGAAGTGCAAGCACGTGACTGACTCGGAGCGACCGTTGCACGCTGCTTTTATAAACAGCGACATCGGGAAAATGCTCAAATGTCTGGCAACGCTTCGCATGCAATTTtcctccctctctctctctctctcgctctctgtctctctctcttgcgCTCTCAACTGACTTTTCCGAGCCCTGTTCGGCAACAGCTGATTCACTTGCAGGCCCAGAGGTTGAGGTTACAGTCAAAAGACTGCTGGTTTTTGACCAAACTCGCACGCAGTTCTATTTTTTCACACCAGAAAACACAGAAAATTGCACAGCACACAAGGTAGTTTTAGTTGAGTAACCATCTTTTGTAGAACcgcaaaaaaacaggaaaCTGTTTAGTGGAAAATGCAGGACCAAAATCGAGGCATACTGCCGCACTGACCACGCACAAGCTAATCTACCGCAGGACTAAGCGAAAGGCGAAGGACGAACCTAACCCACAGTTGGCTCCCGCTGGCGGCTTTCATCGCTCCACCGAGCGAGAGGGATGGCGAAACGCTTGGGTCACATGCGCAGTCGGCAATCAGCTGTTTGACCTACATACGCGCGCCAGTTCATCTGTACTGTCAAGCGTGCAAACGGATGGCGGGGGGCGTGTGGGGGTCCCGACCCCGCCTAATGGAACTCATTAGATCTCGGCCATGAAAAGTTCCCCCAAAAAGCTGCCAGCAACAGGTCTGTAGAAAGCTAAGGAAAAGCTTTACCACGGAATAAACTTAAGTTCTAGCCTAGCTATTATTGTCGCTTTTTGCAGCTTTTCCAagtttttccgcttttccggtGTGCATTTTCCCGCTAAACTTGAGAGCTTTTCACCACGACCAAATCGAAACTCACCTGAGCCCTTATGGCCGCCAAGTGGATCTGCTTGGCCCGCAGGTCGAACTTCTTCATGGACAAATCCTCCTGCAGCT is part of the Drosophila yakuba strain Tai18E2 chromosome 2R, Prin_Dyak_Tai18E2_2.1, whole genome shotgun sequence genome and encodes:
- the LOC6531572 gene encoding uncharacterized protein LOC6531572 — protein: MAYIRNFLNSPNGWNRLNENINEINALNSCFYFFSLKTGCKLIAVFEALVSVLQMYSIYITEMEIKTTTTTTESPDSLLVTREPDGDMLGPNTVMPMFESNVYFQRALSSLTIFRSLLLIIGAEWSHLYCLILWICITFITLLISTCIDIILNGNLPTLFISTISIFLEIYFCAVVASLVLKLQQKLRRNVQESEVLFTRNEEV